A window of the Streptomyces albireticuli genome harbors these coding sequences:
- a CDS encoding GbsR/MarR family transcriptional regulator: protein MASSADDTPAVESAEIRAWVEGVATWFMQQSGWPPIMGRTLAWLMVSDPPEQNAAQIAEAVRASRASLTGTLRLLTETRMIQAVTRSGDRSTYYRVSTDAWSALVRRRLESIASFVDITDEGLRLFPAGAPEAARLREAHQVFEWLTVEAEPLLKRWDAVRNSSLQDGTHGSGADRADAGQAEQGDHGA from the coding sequence CCGTGGAGTCCGCCGAGATCCGGGCCTGGGTCGAGGGTGTGGCGACCTGGTTCATGCAGCAGTCCGGCTGGCCCCCGATCATGGGGCGGACCCTGGCCTGGCTGATGGTGAGCGATCCGCCCGAGCAGAACGCCGCGCAGATCGCCGAGGCCGTCCGGGCGAGCCGGGCGTCCCTCACCGGCACCCTGCGGCTCCTCACCGAGACCCGCATGATCCAGGCCGTGACCCGCAGCGGCGACCGTTCCACGTACTACCGCGTGTCCACCGACGCCTGGTCCGCCCTGGTGCGCCGGCGTCTGGAGAGCATCGCCTCCTTCGTGGACATCACCGACGAGGGGCTGCGGCTGTTCCCCGCCGGGGCCCCGGAGGCGGCCCGGCTGCGGGAGGCGCACCAGGTCTTCGAGTGGCTCACGGTCGAGGCGGAGCCCCTGCTCAAGCGCTGGGACGCCGTCCGGAACAGCTCCCTCCAGGACGGGACCCACGGGTCCGGCGCGGATCGGGCCGACGCGGGACAGGCGGAACAGGGGGACCACGGTGCGTGA
- a CDS encoding MFS transporter, whose amino-acid sequence MREARGKWLALAALGLSLLTIGVDATILNVALPTVGADLGASTSDLQWFVDAFTLAMAALLLPAGLLGDRFGRKKFLMGSLFVFGAASVWCAYSGSSGMLIAARTLLGVSAAFLVPLCTSVLLDIFEDEKERTKAIGVIAVTQTLGLPLGPILGGALLNHFWWGSVFLVNAPLVALGLVAVALLVPESHGAQRGRIDFTGVLISSVALIGVVYGSIRAGEEGWGSGEALLPLVGGLVLLVVFGFWEKRVKRTGEPLVDLGLFRSRGFVWGSVLGTVVAFAMFGLIFALPQYFQAVDGTDALGTGVRLLPLIGGVLVSAGLVSKLATEIAPRAVPALGFLLVAAGLFLGTRTELATSYGFVALWLVVAGVGLGLAMTRTMTAAINSLSKERSGVGSALVSAMRQVGGSVGVAVLGTVANAGYRSHLRLGEVPGEVTEVARRSVGSGVAVGKKLGSPEIVRAVQDAFVSAMHTLLAVCGVIAVVAAVLALFFMPKRPSGAAAVEEADREGSVSGTVG is encoded by the coding sequence GTGCGTGAGGCGAGGGGCAAGTGGCTGGCGCTGGCGGCACTCGGGCTGAGCCTGCTGACCATCGGCGTGGACGCGACGATCCTCAATGTGGCCCTGCCGACCGTGGGCGCCGACCTGGGGGCGTCGACCAGCGACCTCCAGTGGTTCGTCGACGCGTTCACGCTGGCGATGGCGGCGCTGCTGCTGCCCGCCGGGCTGCTCGGCGACCGGTTCGGCCGCAAGAAGTTCCTGATGGGGTCGCTGTTCGTGTTCGGCGCCGCCTCCGTGTGGTGCGCGTACTCCGGCTCGTCGGGGATGCTGATCGCGGCGCGTACGCTGCTCGGCGTCAGCGCGGCCTTCCTCGTGCCGCTGTGCACCTCGGTCCTCCTGGACATCTTCGAGGACGAGAAGGAGCGGACGAAGGCGATCGGGGTCATCGCCGTCACCCAGACGCTCGGGCTGCCGCTCGGCCCGATCCTGGGCGGCGCGCTGCTCAACCACTTCTGGTGGGGCTCGGTGTTCCTGGTCAACGCCCCGCTGGTGGCGCTGGGCCTGGTGGCCGTCGCCCTGCTGGTCCCCGAGTCGCACGGCGCGCAGCGCGGCCGGATCGACTTCACCGGGGTGCTGATCTCCAGCGTCGCGCTCATCGGCGTCGTCTACGGCTCGATCAGGGCCGGCGAGGAGGGCTGGGGCAGCGGCGAGGCGCTGCTGCCGCTGGTCGGCGGGCTGGTGCTGCTGGTGGTGTTCGGCTTCTGGGAGAAGCGCGTCAAACGCACCGGCGAACCCCTGGTCGACCTGGGCCTGTTCCGCTCCCGCGGCTTCGTCTGGGGTTCGGTGCTGGGCACCGTCGTGGCCTTCGCGATGTTCGGGCTGATCTTCGCGCTGCCGCAGTACTTCCAGGCGGTCGACGGCACCGACGCGCTGGGTACGGGCGTGCGGCTGCTGCCGCTGATCGGCGGGGTGCTGGTCAGCGCCGGGCTGGTCTCCAAGCTGGCGACGGAGATCGCCCCGCGGGCGGTGCCCGCGCTCGGCTTCCTGCTGGTCGCGGCCGGCCTGTTCCTGGGCACCAGGACCGAACTGGCCACGTCCTACGGCTTCGTGGCCCTCTGGCTCGTGGTGGCCGGCGTGGGCCTCGGCCTGGCGATGACGCGGACGATGACCGCGGCCATCAATTCGCTGTCCAAGGAGCGCAGCGGGGTGGGTTCCGCCCTCGTCTCGGCGATGCGGCAGGTGGGCGGCTCGGTCGGGGTGGCGGTGCTCGGCACGGTCGCCAACGCCGGCTACCGCTCCCATCTGCGGCTGGGGGAGGTGCCCGGTGAGGTCACGGAGGTCGCCCGGCGCAGCGTGGGCAGCGGGGTGGCCGTCGGGAAGAAGCTGGGCAGCCCCGAGATCGTGCGGGCGGTGCAGGACGCGTTCGTGAGCGCGATGCACACGCTGCTGGCGGTGTGCGGCGTCATCGCGGTGGTGGCCGCCGTGCTCGCCCTGTTCTTCATGCCGAAGCGGCCCTCCGGGGCGGCGGCGGTGGAGGAGGCGGACCGTGAGGGTTCGGTGAGCGGAACGGTGGGCTGA